The following coding sequences are from one Trypanosoma brucei gambiense DAL972 chromosome 2, complete sequence window:
- a CDS encoding variant surface glycoprotein (VSG), putative: MARTVATLIRLLLPLLPQFLTPAAAATAEAEQMVEFKALCAVAKLLEVPVPLTAEDASVDADVDEILKLNMTAAPATWRTYFGDGSETYGWDKMKDKITKPKDATHWQDNWQRWLDTAKMLKPNPDNKQWLEDHPPPPNQKVAAAQLTVIAQKAIELQSKYKTDFANKIKAKESEAQTAMIQALTASAQRTQKTFDAFAAANQQERTDGDCSGDKAGQGVLYDLACLCLAATTANSKYCVGQPTTAAWEGTAGKLKQGMDELKKHCSQGLTVKPSAHSLTTAAAAVEQLIGRFGKATVLGDKLGKSDTAACSGEADKVCVKYDEYYSSAAASTKNKKIPWLVQVEKAAAALQTADAAKTEALATANSIANLKAGAEAVYAAAQISPPNAANNGETPAPNKATVDCTNIKTNTTCREKGCKWEGKTEADSPCVVDGSQPAATGKKANEGAAGTATTSGCARH, translated from the coding sequence AGCAAAATTACTTGAGGTACCGGTACCGCTAACGGCGGAGGATGCGTCTGTAGACGCCGACGTCGACGAGATTCTCAAGCTAAACATGACAGCGGCACCGGCAACGTGGAGAACTTACTTCGGCGATGGATCGGAAACGTATGGCTGggacaaaatgaaagataaGATAACCAAGCCAAAAGACGCAACGCACTGGCAAGACAACTGGCAACGGTGGCTGGACACAGCCAAGATGCTGAAACCAAACCCAGACAACAAACAGTGGCTGGAAGACCATCCACCACCGCCAAACCAAAAGGTAGCAGCAGCGCAACTAACAGTAATAGCCCAGAAGGCGATAGAACTACAATCAAAATACAAGACAGACTtcgcaaacaaaataaaagcaaaagaaagtgaagctCAGACGGCAATGATACAGGCACTCACGGCGAGCGCACAACGGACACAAAAAACTTTCGATGCCTTCGCAGCAGCCAACCAACAGGAACGGACAGACGGGGACTGCAGCGGGGATAAAGCCGGACAGGGAGTCCTCTACGACCTGGCGTGCCTTTGCTTAGCAGCGACCACAGCCAACAGCAAGTATTGCGTCGGACAACCGACGACGGCTGCATGGGAAGGAACAGCAGGCAAACTAAAGCAAGGCATGGACGAACTTAAGAAACACTGTAGCCAGGGCCTCACAGTAAAGCCAAGCGCTCACAGTTtaacaacagcggcagctGCGGTCGAACAACTAATAGGAAGATTCGGGAAAGCAACAGTGCTAGGCGACAAGCTAGGCAAAAGCGATACAGCGGCCTGCAGCGGCGAAGCCGACAAGGTGTGTGTGAAGTACGACGAATACTACAGCAGTGCTGCAGCCAGCactaaaaacaagaagatacCGTGGCTAGTCCAGGTTGAAAAAGCGGCGGCAGCCTTGCAGACAGCCGATGCGGCCAAAACGGAAGCCTTGGCGACAGCCAACAGTATAGCAAACCTAAAAGCGGGAGCTGAAGCTGTTTACGCCGCGGCCCAGATAAGCCCACCCAACGCAGCTAACAACGGCGAGACACCAGCGCCGAACAAAGCAACGGTAGACtgtacaaatataaaaacaaacacaacctGCAGAGAAAAaggttgcaaatgggaaggcaAAACTGAAGCAGATAGCCCATGCGTAGTAGATGGAAGTCaaccagcagcaacaggaaagaaagcaaacgaGGGAGCTGCAGGAACAGCAACCACATCTGGCTGTGCAAGACACTGA